The Halobellus sp. MBLA0158 genome has a window encoding:
- a CDS encoding DUF7118 family protein — MSGSESVDADAEADPEARMEALLADVEDCLDALGEARERRDAVEERIADVGEDSVVEAADAYRKAVRLLDRYEDSATGTGDFQAYVEFQDRFLGLVEDLPESVPASEAFEAAAERMDRRRLSDDDFAGARADLEPAGEYVDLLDRREETEEALSKARRDAKLRLSDLDDAIESREEVLAFADADLDAPVEELREPIAAYNEAVREEFVTFYESASIAAVIGLLERAESFPLVDFRSPPRDLRQFARESPDADEPVPTLLEYAEYTGSKLDHYAEDPAALQTNVAVHRTFLERLSADPLSIALPPPSAGTLRAWAVEAISLLGRFASEETVARLREVRDLTRREDYADLRFALRAHEELDAATRERVQTGAVAAELDRLRDARERLATALDESESAAAQTGSG; from the coding sequence ATGTCCGGATCCGAATCGGTCGACGCCGACGCCGAGGCCGACCCCGAAGCGCGGATGGAAGCGCTCCTGGCCGACGTCGAGGACTGCCTCGACGCGCTCGGCGAGGCGCGGGAGCGGCGCGACGCGGTCGAAGAGCGCATCGCTGACGTCGGCGAGGACTCGGTCGTCGAGGCCGCCGACGCCTACCGGAAGGCCGTCCGACTGCTCGACCGCTACGAGGACTCCGCGACGGGCACGGGCGACTTCCAGGCCTACGTGGAGTTCCAGGACCGCTTCCTCGGGCTTGTCGAGGACCTGCCCGAGTCGGTCCCCGCGAGCGAGGCCTTCGAGGCGGCCGCCGAGCGGATGGACCGCCGCCGACTCAGCGACGACGACTTCGCCGGCGCCCGCGCGGACCTCGAACCGGCGGGCGAGTACGTCGACCTCCTCGACCGGCGAGAGGAGACGGAAGAGGCACTCTCGAAGGCGCGTCGGGACGCGAAGCTCCGGCTCTCGGACCTCGACGACGCGATCGAGTCCCGCGAGGAGGTGCTGGCCTTCGCCGACGCCGACCTCGACGCCCCCGTCGAGGAGCTCCGCGAGCCGATCGCGGCGTACAACGAGGCCGTCCGCGAGGAGTTCGTGACGTTCTACGAGTCGGCGTCGATCGCGGCCGTGATCGGCCTCCTGGAGCGCGCCGAGTCGTTCCCCCTGGTGGACTTCCGCTCGCCGCCGCGGGACCTCCGGCAGTTCGCCCGCGAGAGCCCCGACGCCGACGAGCCGGTCCCGACGCTCCTGGAGTACGCGGAGTACACCGGCTCGAAACTGGATCACTACGCCGAGGATCCGGCGGCGCTCCAGACCAACGTCGCGGTCCACCGGACGTTCCTCGAACGGCTCTCTGCCGACCCGCTCTCGATCGCCCTGCCGCCGCCGTCCGCGGGGACACTCCGGGCGTGGGCGGTCGAGGCGATCTCGCTCCTCGGCCGGTTCGCGAGCGAGGAGACGGTCGCGCGGCTCCGAGAGGTCCGGGACCTGACCCGCCGCGAGGACTACGCGGACCTCCGATTCGCGCTCCGGGCCCACGAGGAACTCGACGCCGCGACCCGCGAGCGCGTCCAGACGGGCGCCGTCGCGGCGGAGCTGGACCGCCTCCGCGACGCCCGCGAGCGGCTCGCGACCGCGCTGGACGAAAGCGAGTCCGCGGCCGCACAGACGGGCTCGGGCTGA
- the hisI gene encoding phosphoribosyl-AMP cyclohydrolase has product MTDDVAVDFGEDGLVPAVAQDADSGEVLMLAYVSPEALERTRETGRAHYYSRSREELWEKGATSGHTQDVREIRVDCDADTLLYLVDQTGGACHTGHRSCFYRTVDGETVGERVFDPDAVYE; this is encoded by the coding sequence ATGACAGATGACGTCGCGGTCGACTTCGGCGAGGACGGCCTCGTCCCCGCCGTCGCACAGGACGCCGACTCCGGCGAGGTGCTGATGCTGGCGTACGTCTCGCCCGAGGCGCTCGAACGCACCCGCGAGACCGGCCGGGCGCACTACTACTCACGCAGCCGCGAGGAGCTCTGGGAGAAGGGCGCCACCAGCGGCCACACCCAGGACGTGCGGGAGATCCGCGTCGACTGCGACGCCGACACGCTCCTCTACCTCGTCGACCAGACCGGCGGCGCCTGCCACACGGGCCACCGCTCGTGCTTCTACCGCACGGTCGACGGCGAGACCGTCGGCGAGCGCGTCTTCGACCCCGACGCGGTCTACGAGTGA